In the genome of Mauremys mutica isolate MM-2020 ecotype Southern chromosome 8, ASM2049712v1, whole genome shotgun sequence, one region contains:
- the HK3 gene encoding hexokinase-3 isoform X2 — MSSGQETPLVGKPLPSQLSPTCPGHGLAGVSESGSPQAQSRHLTAQMQSSLQPLCLSLETLHRVKGRMLEAMERGLSRRTHSQATVRMLPAFIRSTPDGTERGKFLVLELGDTHLRVLLMELSGDTDQRVTMEDQHFPVPDAITQGPGEKLFAFLATCLWEFLDELHMPQTDLELGFSFPFACRQTRLDQSYLISWSKGFRCPGVEGRDVVALLQEAIDKQDRYRIKVIAVVNDTTGTMMSCDASAGPCEVGLVVDAGTNSCFMAEARHVEVVEESEGRMGVVTEWGSFGDNGALNDVLSPYDHQLDQASLNPGKQRYEKMIGGLYLGEIVRHILTELFSGRTAPARLTEGSFQTQDILEISDEQVGLATARRVLRALGLEASDQDCFNTQQVCSAVCIRAAGLCAAGLAAILSHMCRSRELSRLKTSVAVDGAVVRAHAKFRQTLQQLVKQLAPECDVTLVQAEGSSKGIGMVTAVASRLAAQRRRVDRTLALLQLSHDALGTVQALLRQEMELGLKKETHASSSVRMLPTYICATPDGSERGDFLALDLGGTNFRVLLVKLFDHIVECIADFQTKQGMMGQTLPLGFTFSFPCQQTSLDQGILLSWTKGFNASGCVGQDVVKLLREAVKRKNHFALDVVAIVNDTVGTMMSCGYDDPSCEVGLIVGTGTNACYMEELRNVGALAGEEGRMCINMEWGAFGDNGCLDAFFTPFDRQVDEASLNPGRQRFEKLISGMYLGEIVRRILLELTAKGCLFRGRPSPKLQTPDIFQTKFLSSIESDGLALRQVCAILEELGLHVSCEDSVLVREVCQVVARRAAQLCGAAVAAVVEKIRENRGLEQLAVTVGVDGTLYKLHPHFAQQVQATVQQLAPRCSVTFLQSEDGSGKGAALIAAVACRVARHQRA; from the exons ATGAGTTCCGGCCAGGAGACGCCCTTGGTGGGGAAGCCCCTCCCGAGCCAGCTGAGCCCCACGTGCCCTGGCCATGGGCTGGCTGGCGTCAGCGAGAGCGGCAGCCCCCAGGCCCAGAGCCGGCACCTCACCGCGCAG atgcagagctccctgcagcccctgtgcctgTCGCTGGAGACCCTCCATCGGGTCAAGGGCCGCATGCTGGAGGCCATGGAGCGGGGCCTGAGCCGCCGGACGCACTCCCAAGCCACGGTGCGCATGCTGCCTGCCTTCATCCGCTCCACCCCGGACGGCACCG AGAGAGGCAAATTCCTGGTGCTGGAGCTGGGAGACACCCATTTGCGGGTGCTGCTGATGGAGCTGTCGGGGGACACAGACCAGAGGGTGACGATGGAGGATCAGCACTTTCCTGTGCCAGACGCAATCACCCAGGGCCCTGGCGAGAAG CTCTTTGCCTTCCTGGCGACGTGCCTGTGGGAGTTCCTGGACGAGCTCCACATGCCCCAGACAGACCTCGAGCTGGGCTTCTCCTTCCCCTTCGCCTGCAGGCAGACGCGGCTGGACCAG agcTACCTGATCTCCTGGTCGAAAGGCTTCCGGTGCCCCGGCGTGGAGGGGCGAGACGTGGTGGCGTTACTGCAGGAAGCCATCGACAAGCAAGAT CGCTACCGTATCAAGGTCATCGCCGTGGTGAACGACACCACTGGCACGATGATGAGCTGCGATGCCAGTGCAGGGCCGTGCGAGGTCGGCCTGGTTGTCG ACGCTGGCACCAACAGCTGCTTCATGGCGGAGGCGCGGCACGTGGAGGTGGTGGAGGAGAGCGAGGGCCGGATGGGCGTGGTCACCGAATGGGGCTCCTTCGGGGACAACGGCGCCTTGAACGACGTGCTGAGCCCCTACGACCACCAGCTGGACCAGGCCTCCCTGAACCCAGGGAAGCAGag GTACGAGAAGATGATCGGTGGCTTGTACTTGGGCGAGATCGTCCGGCACATTCTGACCGAGCTCTTCAGCGGGCGCACGGCCCCTGCCCGCCTGACCGAGGGGTCGTTCCAGACCCAGGACATCCTGGAGATCAGCGA CGAGCAGGTAGGACTGGCCACGGCGCGGCGTGTCCTGCGGGCGCTGGGGCTGGAGGCGAGCGACCAGGACTGCTTCAACACGCAGCAGGTGTGCAGCGCCGTCTGCATTCGCGCCGCCGGCCTCTGCGCCGCCGGCCTGGCCGCCATCCTCAGCCACATGTGCAGGAGCCGGGAGCTGAGCCGCCTGAAGACCAGCGTGGCCGTGGACGGAGCCGTGGTCCGGGCCCATGCCAA GTTCAGGCAGACGCTGCAGCAGCTGGTGAAGCAGCTGGCCCCCGAGTGCGACGTCACCTTGGTGCAGGCGGAGGGCAGCAGCAAGGGGATTGGCATGGTGACTGCCGTGGCATCTAGGCTGGCAGCCCAGCGCCGCCGGGTGGACCGAACCCTGGCACTGCTGCAGCTCTCGCACGATGCCCTGGGCACGGTGCAGGCCTTGCTGAGACAGGAGatggagctggggctgaagaAGGAGACGCACGCCAGCTCCTCCGTCCGCATGCTGCCCACCTACATCTGTGCCACGCCCGACGGCTCGG AGAGAGGCGACTTCTTGGCGCTGGACCTGGGCGGGACCAACTTCCGGGTGCTGCTGGTGAAG CTCTTTGACCACATTGTCGAGTGCATCGCGGACTTCCAGACCAAGCAGGGCATGATGGGCCAGACGCTGCCGCTCGGCTTcaccttctccttcccctgccaGCAGACCAGCCTGGACCAG GGCATCCTGCTGAGCTGGACCAAAGGATTCAACGCCTCGGGCTGCGTGGGGCAGGACGTGGTGAAGCTGCTCCGGGAGGCTGTGAAGCGCAAAAAT CACTTTGCGCTGGACGTGGTTGCCATAGTGAACGACACTGTGGGAACCATGATGTCGTGTGGCTACGATGACCCCAGCTGCGAGGTCGGCCTCATTGTGG gCACGGGCACCAACGCCTGCTACATGGAGGAGCTGCGGAACGTGGGCGccctggcaggggaggaggggcggaTGTGCATCAACATGGAGTGGGGGGCGTTCGGCGACAACGGCTGCCTGGACGCCTTCTTCACCCCCTTCGACAGACAGGTGGACGAGGCCTCGCTGAACCCCGGCAGGCAGAG GTTCGAGAAGCTCATCAGTGGCATGTATCTGGGCGAGATCGTCCGGCGCATCCTGCTGGAGCTCACGGCCAAGGGGTGCCTGTTCCGAGGCCGCCCGTCCCCCAAGCTCCAGACCCCGGACATCTTCCAGACCAAGTTCCTGTCGTCCATCGAGAG CGACGGCCTGGCCCTGCGGCAGGTGTGCGCCATcctggaggagctggggctgcacGTCAGCTGCGAGGACAGCGTGCTGGTGCGGGAGGTGTGCCAGGTGGTGGCCCGGCGCGCGGCCCAGCTCTGCGGGGCAGCCGTGGCTGCTGTGGTGGAGAAGATCCGGGAGAACCGGGGCCTGGAGCAGCTCGCGGTGACGGTGGGCGTGGACGGGACGCTCTACAAGCTGCACCCACa CTTCGCGCAGCAGGTGCAGGCGACGGTGCAGCAGCTGGCCCCACGCTGCAGCGTCACCTTCCTGCAGTCGGAGGACGGCTCGGGGAAAGGCGCCGCGCTCATCGCAGCTGTTGCCTGTCGTGTCGCCCGGCACCAACGGGCCTGA
- the HK3 gene encoding hexokinase-3 isoform X1 gives MSSGQETPLVGKPLPSQLSPTCPGHGLAGVSESGSPQAQSRHLTAQMQSSLQPLCLSLETLHRVKGRMLEAMERGLSRRTHSQATVRMLPAFIRSTPDGTERGKFLVLELGDTHLRVLLMELSGDTDQRVTMEDQHFPVPDAITQGPGEKLFAFLATCLWEFLDELHMPQTDLELGFSFPFACRQTRLDQSYLISWSKGFRCPGVEGRDVVALLQEAIDKQDRYRIKVIAVVNDTTGTMMSCDASAGPCEVGLVVDAGTNSCFMAEARHVEVVEESEGRMGVVTEWGSFGDNGALNDVLSPYDHQLDQASLNPGKQRYEKMIGGLYLGEIVRHILTELFSGRTAPARLTEGSFQTQDILEISDEQVGLATARRVLRALGLEASDQDCFNTQQVCSAVCIRAAGLCAAGLAAILSHMCRSRELSRLKTSVAVDGAVVRAHAKFRQTLQQLVKQLAPECDVTLVQAEGSSKGIGMVTAVASRLAAQRRRVDRTLALLQLSHDALGTVQALLRQEMELGLKKETHASSSVRMLPTYICATPDGSERGDFLALDLGGTNFRVLLVKVGSRERGGVQIVSEIYSIPPHVAQGPGSQLFDHIVECIADFQTKQGMMGQTLPLGFTFSFPCQQTSLDQGILLSWTKGFNASGCVGQDVVKLLREAVKRKNHFALDVVAIVNDTVGTMMSCGYDDPSCEVGLIVGTGTNACYMEELRNVGALAGEEGRMCINMEWGAFGDNGCLDAFFTPFDRQVDEASLNPGRQRFEKLISGMYLGEIVRRILLELTAKGCLFRGRPSPKLQTPDIFQTKFLSSIESDGLALRQVCAILEELGLHVSCEDSVLVREVCQVVARRAAQLCGAAVAAVVEKIRENRGLEQLAVTVGVDGTLYKLHPHFAQQVQATVQQLAPRCSVTFLQSEDGSGKGAALIAAVACRVARHQRA, from the exons ATGAGTTCCGGCCAGGAGACGCCCTTGGTGGGGAAGCCCCTCCCGAGCCAGCTGAGCCCCACGTGCCCTGGCCATGGGCTGGCTGGCGTCAGCGAGAGCGGCAGCCCCCAGGCCCAGAGCCGGCACCTCACCGCGCAG atgcagagctccctgcagcccctgtgcctgTCGCTGGAGACCCTCCATCGGGTCAAGGGCCGCATGCTGGAGGCCATGGAGCGGGGCCTGAGCCGCCGGACGCACTCCCAAGCCACGGTGCGCATGCTGCCTGCCTTCATCCGCTCCACCCCGGACGGCACCG AGAGAGGCAAATTCCTGGTGCTGGAGCTGGGAGACACCCATTTGCGGGTGCTGCTGATGGAGCTGTCGGGGGACACAGACCAGAGGGTGACGATGGAGGATCAGCACTTTCCTGTGCCAGACGCAATCACCCAGGGCCCTGGCGAGAAG CTCTTTGCCTTCCTGGCGACGTGCCTGTGGGAGTTCCTGGACGAGCTCCACATGCCCCAGACAGACCTCGAGCTGGGCTTCTCCTTCCCCTTCGCCTGCAGGCAGACGCGGCTGGACCAG agcTACCTGATCTCCTGGTCGAAAGGCTTCCGGTGCCCCGGCGTGGAGGGGCGAGACGTGGTGGCGTTACTGCAGGAAGCCATCGACAAGCAAGAT CGCTACCGTATCAAGGTCATCGCCGTGGTGAACGACACCACTGGCACGATGATGAGCTGCGATGCCAGTGCAGGGCCGTGCGAGGTCGGCCTGGTTGTCG ACGCTGGCACCAACAGCTGCTTCATGGCGGAGGCGCGGCACGTGGAGGTGGTGGAGGAGAGCGAGGGCCGGATGGGCGTGGTCACCGAATGGGGCTCCTTCGGGGACAACGGCGCCTTGAACGACGTGCTGAGCCCCTACGACCACCAGCTGGACCAGGCCTCCCTGAACCCAGGGAAGCAGag GTACGAGAAGATGATCGGTGGCTTGTACTTGGGCGAGATCGTCCGGCACATTCTGACCGAGCTCTTCAGCGGGCGCACGGCCCCTGCCCGCCTGACCGAGGGGTCGTTCCAGACCCAGGACATCCTGGAGATCAGCGA CGAGCAGGTAGGACTGGCCACGGCGCGGCGTGTCCTGCGGGCGCTGGGGCTGGAGGCGAGCGACCAGGACTGCTTCAACACGCAGCAGGTGTGCAGCGCCGTCTGCATTCGCGCCGCCGGCCTCTGCGCCGCCGGCCTGGCCGCCATCCTCAGCCACATGTGCAGGAGCCGGGAGCTGAGCCGCCTGAAGACCAGCGTGGCCGTGGACGGAGCCGTGGTCCGGGCCCATGCCAA GTTCAGGCAGACGCTGCAGCAGCTGGTGAAGCAGCTGGCCCCCGAGTGCGACGTCACCTTGGTGCAGGCGGAGGGCAGCAGCAAGGGGATTGGCATGGTGACTGCCGTGGCATCTAGGCTGGCAGCCCAGCGCCGCCGGGTGGACCGAACCCTGGCACTGCTGCAGCTCTCGCACGATGCCCTGGGCACGGTGCAGGCCTTGCTGAGACAGGAGatggagctggggctgaagaAGGAGACGCACGCCAGCTCCTCCGTCCGCATGCTGCCCACCTACATCTGTGCCACGCCCGACGGCTCGG AGAGAGGCGACTTCTTGGCGCTGGACCTGGGCGGGACCAACTTCCGGGTGCTGCTGGTGAAGGTGGGCAGCCGGGAGCGGGGCGGCGTGCAGATCGTCAGCGAGATCTACTCCATCCCGCCCCACGTGGCCCAGGGCCCCGGCAGCCAG CTCTTTGACCACATTGTCGAGTGCATCGCGGACTTCCAGACCAAGCAGGGCATGATGGGCCAGACGCTGCCGCTCGGCTTcaccttctccttcccctgccaGCAGACCAGCCTGGACCAG GGCATCCTGCTGAGCTGGACCAAAGGATTCAACGCCTCGGGCTGCGTGGGGCAGGACGTGGTGAAGCTGCTCCGGGAGGCTGTGAAGCGCAAAAAT CACTTTGCGCTGGACGTGGTTGCCATAGTGAACGACACTGTGGGAACCATGATGTCGTGTGGCTACGATGACCCCAGCTGCGAGGTCGGCCTCATTGTGG gCACGGGCACCAACGCCTGCTACATGGAGGAGCTGCGGAACGTGGGCGccctggcaggggaggaggggcggaTGTGCATCAACATGGAGTGGGGGGCGTTCGGCGACAACGGCTGCCTGGACGCCTTCTTCACCCCCTTCGACAGACAGGTGGACGAGGCCTCGCTGAACCCCGGCAGGCAGAG GTTCGAGAAGCTCATCAGTGGCATGTATCTGGGCGAGATCGTCCGGCGCATCCTGCTGGAGCTCACGGCCAAGGGGTGCCTGTTCCGAGGCCGCCCGTCCCCCAAGCTCCAGACCCCGGACATCTTCCAGACCAAGTTCCTGTCGTCCATCGAGAG CGACGGCCTGGCCCTGCGGCAGGTGTGCGCCATcctggaggagctggggctgcacGTCAGCTGCGAGGACAGCGTGCTGGTGCGGGAGGTGTGCCAGGTGGTGGCCCGGCGCGCGGCCCAGCTCTGCGGGGCAGCCGTGGCTGCTGTGGTGGAGAAGATCCGGGAGAACCGGGGCCTGGAGCAGCTCGCGGTGACGGTGGGCGTGGACGGGACGCTCTACAAGCTGCACCCACa CTTCGCGCAGCAGGTGCAGGCGACGGTGCAGCAGCTGGCCCCACGCTGCAGCGTCACCTTCCTGCAGTCGGAGGACGGCTCGGGGAAAGGCGCCGCGCTCATCGCAGCTGTTGCCTGTCGTGTCGCCCGGCACCAACGGGCCTGA